The following DNA comes from Thermus aquaticus.
TGATCTGCGCCGATACCGGGGGGATTCCCCTGCTCTTCGCTCCTGGGGATGGGAACCAGTCGGATCAGGAGGCCTTGGTTCCCCTGCTGGCGCGCTACCGCCAGAGCCTGGAACTGGGGGAGGTGGTGGTGCTGGACGGGGCCAGCTACAGCCAGGAGAACCTGGGGGCCCTGCGTGGGTTCTCCTGGGTCATGCGGGTGCCGGCCACCCTAAAGGAGGCCAAGGTCCTGCTACGCGAGGAGTTACCCCAGGAGGCCTGGAGGCCTCTGCTGCCGGGCTACCGGGGGCTGGAGGTGGAGAGCGAGTACGGGGGTGTGCGGCAGCGCTGGCTGTTGGTGGAGAGCCAGGAGCGGGCCAGGATGGAGGAAGCGAGCCTCCAGCAGCGGATAGCGCGGGCCGAAGGGGAGGCGCGGAAGGTCCTGGGCCGGCTGACGGCTCGGACCTTCGCCTGTGAGGCGGACGCCCGGCGGGCCCTGAGCGAGGCCAGCGGCCGACTTCCTTCGCACCGGCTGGTCTACCTGGGAGTGCAGGAGGAACGCCAATGGGAGCGGGTGGGCCGGCCGCGCAAGGGGGAGCGACCCTTGGCGGTGGTCTACCGCCTGCGGGCCCGCCTGGAGGTGGATCAGGAGAAGCTGGAGCGGGCGAGGCGGGGCCTGGGGCGATTCCTCCTGGCCACGAACGTGCTGGACCGGGAGGGGCTTCCCCCTCAGGAGGTGCTGAGGC
Coding sequences within:
- a CDS encoding IS1634 family transposase, producing the protein VDSTSFHVHGVYGSGEEGQTDTGDEPLVIRLTHGYSRDHRPDLKQWVMNLICADTGGIPLLFAPGDGNQSDQEALVPLLARYRQSLELGEVVVLDGASYSQENLGALRGFSWVMRVPATLKEAKVLLREELPQEAWRPLLPGYRGLEVESEYGGVRQRWLLVESQERARMEEASLQQRIARAEGEARKVLGRLTARTFACEADARRALSEASGRLPSHRLVYLGVQEERQWERVGRPRKGERPLAVVYRLRARLEVDQEKLERARRGLGRFLLATNVLDREGLPPQEVLRRYKDQARTVERGFRFLKDPLFFAESTFLKRPERVMALGMVMALALLVYALGEWALRRRLWEAGSSLPDQKGRPTAKPTLRWVFQLFMWVRLVELGGRWFVLNLAPHHETAARLLGAGRYYLLE